Proteins from one Geomonas agri genomic window:
- a CDS encoding NADH-quinone oxidoreductase subunit B, which produces MGVTQPLGDNIITTSLDSLVNWARKSSIWPMTFGLACCAIEMMATGAAKHDLDRFGIIFRASPRQSDCIIIAGTVTKKMLPVIKTVYEQMPEPKWVVAMGACACSGGIFDTYSVVQGIDEALPVDVYIPGCPPRPEALLYGLMKLQDKIANEKNSFGSSIGLGERLEPAA; this is translated from the coding sequence ATGGGAGTAACTCAGCCGCTGGGCGACAACATCATCACGACTTCCCTGGACAGCCTGGTTAACTGGGCTCGGAAGTCCTCCATCTGGCCGATGACCTTTGGTCTTGCCTGCTGCGCGATCGAGATGATGGCGACCGGTGCGGCCAAGCACGACCTGGACCGTTTCGGTATCATCTTCCGCGCCTCCCCGCGTCAGTCCGACTGCATCATCATCGCCGGCACCGTGACCAAGAAGATGCTCCCGGTCATCAAGACCGTGTACGAGCAGATGCCGGAACCGAAGTGGGTGGTCGCCATGGGCGCCTGCGCCTGCTCGGGCGGCATCTTCGACACCTACTCCGTCGTGCAGGGTATTGACGAGGCCCTCCCGGTGGATGTCTACATCCCGGGGTGTCCGCCGCGTCCGGAGGCCCTTCTCTACGGCCTCATGAAACTCCAGGACAAGATCGCCAACGAGAAGAACTCCTTCGGTTCTTCCATCGGCTTGGGCGAAAGACTCGAACCCGCCGCGTAA
- a CDS encoding NADH-quinone oxidoreductase subunit A has protein sequence MLGAYLPILVLVVIACLFGLGSVVFSSLIGQKKPSQVKLAPYECGCEPVGSARERFSIKFYLIAMLFILFDIEAVFMYPWAVLFKRLGMFGLVEMGLFIVILFVGYIYVWKKGALEWE, from the coding sequence ATGCTTGGTGCATATCTGCCAATCTTGGTGCTGGTCGTCATAGCGTGCTTGTTCGGTCTGGGGTCGGTGGTCTTTTCATCGCTCATCGGCCAGAAGAAGCCGTCTCAGGTAAAGCTTGCACCTTACGAGTGCGGTTGCGAGCCGGTGGGTAGCGCACGCGAGCGCTTCTCGATCAAGTTCTACCTGATCGCGATGCTCTTCATCCTGTTCGATATCGAGGCCGTCTTCATGTACCCCTGGGCCGTCCTGTTCAAGCGCCTGGGCATGTTCGGCCTGGTCGAGATGGGTCTGTTCATCGTCATACTCTTCGTAGGCTACATCTACGTTTGGAAAAAAGGAGCACTGGAATGGGAGTAA